The DNA window TACACTCGTCCAGTCGGTCTTTGGAGGGAGCTCCCTCACGCTCATGCTGCTCATCTTTATCCAGCTCTGTGTAGGCGGAATCCTGATTGTGCTGATGGATGAAGTGGTGACCAAATGGGGGATCGGTTCAGGTGTCGGTCTCTTCATCATCGCAGGGATCTCACAGAGTCTGATCAACGGGTTCCTGAATTGGACCCCGGTCAGCGATGCCTACCCGGTTGGGTTCTTCCCGCGCCTGGTTGCTATCGGCCTCGGTGGTGGCAACTATCTGCAGTACTTTGGAAAGGATCTCCTCGCCTTCATCACGACGATCGCGATCTTCCTGATCATTGTCTATGTCGAATCGACACGTATCGAGATCCCGCTCGCCCATGCACAGGTCAGGGGCGCCCGGGCACGATTCCCGGTGAAATTGATCTATGCCAGTGTGCTGCCGATGATCCTGGTTCGTGTGTTGCAGGCAAACATCCAGATGTTTGGCCTCTTCCTCTCGAATATCGGGATCAAGATCTTTGGCGCCTTTGATGGACAGAAGCCCACCGGTGGACTGATGTATTTCCTGGCACCGGTCAACGGTCCAACTGACTGGATGTGGTGGGTGACGGACCTTGGCCATGCGCCATGGGAGATCCTTACCAGAATGGGTATCGATACGTTCATCATGGTTGTCGGTGGTGCGCTCTTCGCGCTCTTCTGGATCAAGACCGCAGGTCTTGACTCAAAGGATGTGGCCCGACAGATCCAGATGAGCGGGATGTCGATCCCGGGATACCGCCGGAATCCTCAGGTGCTTGAGAAGTACCTTGACCGATATATTCCACGTGTCACGGTGATCGGTGGTGTCTTCATCGGCCTGCTGAGTGTTGTAGCCAACCTCTTCGGGGTTATCGGCTCAGTCAGCGGAACAGGACTGCTGCTGACAGTCTCGATCACGTACAGACTGTATGAGGAGATTGCAAGCCAGCAGATCATGGAGATGTATCCATTCATGCGGCAGTTCTTTGGGAAGGAGTAAAACAAATGCCTGGAAGAAAGATCATTATCACCGGGGTACCTGGTGTAGGGAAGACCACGGTGATCAATGAGTCGATTTTAAGGCTCAAAGAAGAGGGGATCGACTATCAGTCGATCTCCTTTGGATCATTTATGTTTGAGATGGCGGTCTCGAAGGGGCTGGTGAAGGATCGCGATGAGATGCGAAAGCTCTCTCGCGATGATCAGAAGCACCTGCAGCAACTGGCCGCGGCTGCGATCGGCAAGATCAATGGAGACGTGATCATCGATACGCATGCCTCGGTCAAGACCCCGAAAGGGTATCTGGCAGGTCTGCCGGAGTGGGTACTCCGGGAACTGAAACCAGATGTCTTTGTGATTGTGGAGACTGATGAAGACCAGATCCTGATCCGCCGGCTATCCGACATAACCCGTGTGCGAGATGTCGATGGATTCCGTGCGCTCTCTGAACATCAGGAATTCAACCGTGCCATCGCTGCATCTTATGCAATGGTGACCGGATGTACGGTTAAAATTATCCAGAACCCCGATCACCTGCTGGAACGAGCAGTCACTGATATGGTAAATCTGCTTCGGTGAAGAAATGGATTTGAAGAAGTATGGAGGGTATCTTGCCCTCCTTCTCGCGATGGTGCTGATGCTCGCCTACAGCATCGAATGGCTCAGAAAAGGGATTGGCATGGCCATCGACGGGGTCTTCGGACCACTTCTTGATACCTATGGTGTTCCGTTTTTTGCCCTGATCATCATTCTCTCAACGCTGACTGGTCTGTACTCGTCATTGATCCAGAAGTATACGATTGATTATGAACGGATGCAGGAGACCCAGAAGGCGATGAAGGCCTTTCAGGCTGAGTTCCGGGAGGCCCAACTCTCTGGGGACGAGAAGAAGGTGAAGAAACTCCAGGTTAAACAGAACGCGATGATGCAGGAGCAGCTCGAGATGTCGCAGGCGCAGTTCAAGCCAATGGCCTATATCCTGCTCGTCTCGGTACCGGTCTTCTTCTGGTTGCTCTACCGTCTTCCTGAAGCACATGCAGATATCGTCTTTCCGTTCATGGGCAAACTGGCCTTGACCG is part of the Methanosphaerula palustris E1-9c genome and encodes:
- the secY gene encoding preprotein translocase subunit SecY — translated: MGNLLDRMEPLLAAMPAVRSPEGHVHFKNKLMWTAGILVLYFILSNVPLFGLDTSSLDLFQAWRALLAGASGSIIHLGIGPIVTASIVLQLLKGADILQIDTSETRGQVMYMGLQKILILVMIVIEAAPNIVGGFMKPNATLVQSVFGGSSLTLMLLIFIQLCVGGILIVLMDEVVTKWGIGSGVGLFIIAGISQSLINGFLNWTPVSDAYPVGFFPRLVAIGLGGGNYLQYFGKDLLAFITTIAIFLIIVYVESTRIEIPLAHAQVRGARARFPVKLIYASVLPMILVRVLQANIQMFGLFLSNIGIKIFGAFDGQKPTGGLMYFLAPVNGPTDWMWWVTDLGHAPWEILTRMGIDTFIMVVGGALFALFWIKTAGLDSKDVARQIQMSGMSIPGYRRNPQVLEKYLDRYIPRVTVIGGVFIGLLSVVANLFGVIGSVSGTGLLLTVSITYRLYEEIASQQIMEMYPFMRQFFGKE
- a CDS encoding adenylate kinase, which gives rise to MPGRKIIITGVPGVGKTTVINESILRLKEEGIDYQSISFGSFMFEMAVSKGLVKDRDEMRKLSRDDQKHLQQLAAAAIGKINGDVIIDTHASVKTPKGYLAGLPEWVLRELKPDVFVIVETDEDQILIRRLSDITRVRDVDGFRALSEHQEFNRAIAASYAMVTGCTVKIIQNPDHLLERAVTDMVNLLR
- a CDS encoding DUF106 domain-containing protein, giving the protein MDLKKYGGYLALLLAMVLMLAYSIEWLRKGIGMAIDGVFGPLLDTYGVPFFALIIILSTLTGLYSSLIQKYTIDYERMQETQKAMKAFQAEFREAQLSGDEKKVKKLQVKQNAMMQEQLEMSQAQFKPMAYILLVSVPVFFWLLYRLPEAHADIVFPFMGKLALTAGAIGPIQAWMVWYMICSLMISQVIRKALNIGGI